Genomic segment of Nostoc sp. TCL240-02:
CTTCGGGACGAGGCTCAATATCAAATATTTTCCAGTCTGGATGTTTTTTTTCTCCACCAATATGAAGTTTAATATCTTTCATTTTTTTGTATTTTGCTACTCTGTGTTGTTTGTTCTACCTATTATTTGCCATGCTCTCCTAGCTAAGGAGTACGACACTCAAACTTGAGTATTCCCAACTTCTGACGGTTTCTATCACAATATTTAAGAGTTCATTAGAATTAATTGAGGTAGATTAAATTGTCACCAAGCACAGTTCTGGCAAAACTAGTGTGGAGGGTATTTTTGCTACTGGCGATAATTCTTGCATCCAAATAAAAAGCCACAAACATCACTGAGTCCTCAGTCTTTGGTGCAGCCTTACCCTTGAAAGGGGCAGTATTCTCCCTGCCTCCTGGCTGAACTCAGTGAGATGATCACCTGTCCCGCTAGTGTTCAAAACCCTTTTACTCGTCAGGATTATATGGAGGTTAAAGTTGCAGGTTGAGTATGGATAATTTTAGATTAGGATTGGCGTTCCAACATTATGTAACCAAAACTCTCTAACATTAATAACAGTTGTTGCACCATTTGAAACGCTTGCTCTTCATCTGTAGGCTTTAAGGTTACAGGATCTAAAGGTCTAAATTTTTTCCAATGCTCTACCAGGAATTTCATCGGCTGGGTTTGTTCTAATAAAGGTATTAAGCAAAGTGCTAATGAGCTATCTATCCCGACAAATTCTTCGACTAGCGATAAATAGTTACTGATAGGGAATATTTTGAATTCCGTAATACAGGTTATGAGGTCTTCTTGGAAATTACGAGTTTTTAATTGAGGATGTAGACTCACCTTTGCGAACTGCCAATCAGAGTCAGCCCATTGTGAAACTAGCAGAAAATTCTGTACTTGATTAGAATGACCACACCAAAAGTCAATCAGCCGATGGATGGGATGTATTAGTTCAAATAACTGTAGCCGCTCTTCTATAGAAATTTCTGGTAAACTCATGTCCAGAAAAGCAGGTAAATTCTCTGGATCTTTAAACAAGTTGATTAAGTCCCACTGTCGCCAGTTAACCATACTGATAAATTCTAGATCGGCTGCTTTCAAAGCCATAAACATATCAGAGATGGTGTAACCTTTGTCTCCTTGAAATAAGTAATTCATTAAAATTCCTTCTTTTCCGTTTTCTCCTTCATACTTATTAGAATTCCAGGTTCTAGCTTTGAGTTCGACATTATCTTTCAAAGCTTTCATCGTTTCTACTACAATTCCCATTTCTAAGTCTTCTGGATTTTCGTCCATCAAACCCATCATTGTAAAGACTTTCTGAGCGCGGAAATAAGGGAATCTCTGGATTGAACTATGCAGGTTGCTACGAATGATCCCATTAGGCTTTAAAACAGATATCATTCCTTGCAAGGCAGTAGCTAAGTCAGGAAAAAGATATAGAACTTCATCACAATTAATATAGTCAAATTGGTAATCGAGCTTTGGCAACTCTTGAAGTGACAATACATGAAATTCTGCATTGTCAAAACCATGATGTTCTAAACGTTGCTGTGCTAATTTAATTGATTCTTCTGATATGTCAATACCAACAACTTTTGCACCTGGATTAGCTTCTGCTAAGACTAATGATTTATAGCCAGTACCACATCCAGCATCCAAAATTACTTTATCTTTGGTATCGATAAATTTTTGGTTCCTTAAATAGTAAGGTGTGACTAAATTATGAATGTAAAGTAGATTGGGATTATCTTTAGGAGATTTATCAAGAGGAACTATAGGATAGGGAGAAGTATCAAATTGCTGACGAATTTTATCTAGTAAATTAGATGCTGGACTGGTCATATAAATTGTTCCTGATACTAACTTTTTTTGGTACATTTCACCGCTAGACAAACTCATTGATGAGTTTTGACGCACATATCAACATATCCCATACTGCTCAAGCTAGCAGGTACATTCAACCTTGAGTATTCCCAATCTCTGGGGATTTCTATCACAATATTTACAGTATTTTTTAAGTCGATATACTACAAGGTAAGTAAGGTCTCAAAAATTGCTGAGAAAAGTATGAGCATTCAAAAAATAGCAGAATTGCAAGAACAGTTTTAGCGGTTAAGAGGATGTTTGAAAAATCTAATTTATTACTAGCCCTGATGACTATAAGTCCGACTACACAAGACTTTATCCACCTTTCCTACAGAACGCTACGCGAACTGGGTTAAGAACTTCGTTTCCGTAGTAGGGAATTCTATGGACTCAATGCCTGGTAAGTGTTGAGTGCATAGTACAGTAGGCATTTTGCGTAGGCGTAGCCCGTCGCAGACATCGCTTACTATTTGGCATAGCCAATCACAGTTTGTTATGCTATATTAAGCGTAGTCGTTATGAGTTTGTATATGATCATGACTAATCCCACAGTAGAAAACTTAGTAATTATCGGTTCTGGCCCAGCAGGGTACACAGCAGCTATTTATGCCGGACGCGCTAACCTGAAGCCCGTTGTCTTTGAAGGTTTTCAAGCCGGGGGTTTACCTGGCGGACAACTAATGACAACAACGGAAGTTGAGAACTTTCCAGGGTTCCCCCAAGGGATTACGGGGCCGGAACTGATGGATCAGATGAAGGCGCAGGCGGAGCGCTGGGGAGCGGAACTATATACTGAAGATGTTATGTCAGTTGACTTGAGTCAGCGTCCATTTACAGTGCGATCGCAAGAAAGGGAAATTAAAACCAACAGCATCGTCATTGCTACGGGTGCGACAGCAAAGCGTTTGGGTTTACCCAGCGAACACGAATTTTGGAGTCGGGGTATTTCCGCTTGTGCAATTTGTGATGGGGCAACACCGATTTTTCACGGTGCAGAATTGGCTGTAATTGGTGCTGGCGACTCGGCAGCAGAAGAGTCTATTTACCTCACCAAATACGGTTCTAAGGTAAATATGTTGGTACGCACAGATAAAATGCGGGCTTCTAAAGCCATGCAAGACAGGGTTTTGAGCAACCCAAAAATCCAGGTGCATTGGAACACAGAAGCCGTGGATATCTACGGTAATGGTCACATGGAAGGGGTGAAAATCCGCAATACTAAAACTGGTGAAGAAAGCAAACTGCACGCTAAGGGTTTATTCTACGCCGTTGGTCACACTCCTAACACCTCTTTGTTTAAGGGACAACTAGAATTGGATGAGGTAGGTTATGTTGTTACTAAGCCAGGTTCTGTAGAAACCAGTGTAGAAGGCGTTTTCGCAGCCGGCGACGTGCAAGATCATGAGTTTCGCCAAGCAATTACAGCTGCGGGTACTGGCTGTATGGCGGCGATGTTAGCAGAACGTTGGTTGTCATCCAGTGGCTTGATTCAAGAATTCCATCAACAGCCAGAAACAGCAGACAATGAATTAGAACATCAGCCAGCCAAAAAGACTGAAGCTGAAGAAGAAGCTGAATTTAATTTGAATGAGACGCGCCATGAGGGAGGATATGCTTTACGGAAATTGTTCCATGAAAGCGATCGCTTACTCCTAGTTAAATACGTCTCTCCTGGTTGTGGCCCTTGTCATACCCTGAAGCCAATTTTAAATAAAGTGGTGGATGAATTTGAAAGCATTATTCACTTTGTAGAAATTGACATCGATAAAGACCGAGATATTGCTGAAAATGCTGGTGTGACAGGAACTCCAACGGTTCAATTGTTCAAAAACAAGGAACTTGTGAAGGAAGTTAAAGGCGTGAAGCAAAAAACCGAATATCGCCAGTTAATTGAAAGTAATCTTTAGGGACTGGGGACTGGGGACTGGGACTGGGACTGGGGACTGGGGACTGGGGACTGGGACTGGGGACTGGGGACTGGGACTGGGGACTGGGGACTGGGGACTGGGAAATAATTCTTTTAACTACTAATACCAATACCCAATCACCAGTACCCAATCACCACTTACCCAGTTGAGTACCGTACTCTTCTTTACCCTGCTGTTGAGAACGAATAAAATGACAGTAACCGTTAAGACCTTTTTCAATCCGGTCTTTAAGCTGACTGACCCAGTTTAATTGTTCTGTATTGCAGTAGCCTAAGCTCTCGGCAATAATGAAAGCGCTTTTGGTTTCAGTCAATGAACCGCGAGCAATGTACATAAAACGCAATCTATCTAAATAGTGATAGCGTCCATAGCCCTCAGCTATGTTCAGTAAAACGCTGCAAGCTGCTCTTCGTAATTGATCACTCAAATTGTAACGCTCACAACCCGGCAAACTATTTGCTAATCGATAAGCCGCTTTTAGAAGCTTGAGGCTATCTTGGTAGAAGTCTAAAGACTCAAAGCCTCTATGTTGCATATCATCCCAATCTAAAGTCCCTCAATTTTATGAGACATTTTTACCAAATACCCAGTCCCCAGTTCCCAATCCCCAGTCCCTAATATGTAAAATGGTCAGCGTATCAAGCTTTGATCGAGGCGATCGCTTTATGGCCATTACAAAACGGCAACTACCGACATTTTTACAGTTTGGCAAAAGTTCCAATCTTTCCCAAAAACTCATGCTCATTGGGTTAGCCATCACCCTATTTTTCATCTTCCTGGCATTCTTTGCTCCCCTGTTCCAGGCTTGGGGATGGCTGCAAAACCCAAAAGATTTTCTCTCTAATCCAATTCACGAGCCACCCTCAGCTAAACATTGGTTTGGCACTAGTCGCCTGGGTTATGATGTCTTCTCCCGGACATTATTCGGCGCTCAAGCTGCTTTGCAGGTGGTGATTTTGGCAACAGCACTGAGTATGATTATCGGTGTGCCTCTGGGGATGCTGAGTGGTTATCTCGGCGGTAAATTGGATAAAGTGTTGCTGTTTTTGATGGATAGCATCTACACTTTACCGGGGCTACTGCTGTCTGTGACACTGGCGTTTGTGGTGGGACGTGGGATATTAAATGCAGCGATCGCTATTAGCATTGCCTACATCCCCCAATATTATCGCGTTGTTCGCAACCACACTGTTAGCGTGAAAACTGAAGTCTTCATCGAAGCTGCTCAAGCAATGGGTGCTTCCACTTGGGTTGTGCTTTCTCGTTATCTATTTTTCAACGTCATTCAAAGCGTACCCGTCCTCTTTACACTCAACGCTGCTGATGCAATTTTGGTGTTGGGCGGTTTAGGCTTTTTGGGGCTAGGACTTCCCGAAGAAGTGCCAGAATGGGGACATGATTTAAAACAAGCTCTAGAAGCTCTACCTACTGGCATTTGGTGGACTACACTTTTCCCTGGTTTAACCATGACATTCATGGTGGTAGGGTTATCACTACTTGGTGAAGGGTTAAACGAATTTGTCAATCCCCGATTACGGAGAGAAAATAGAATCCGAAAATAGTTAGTAAACAGTGGACACTTATCAGTCAACGGGCTAATCATTAATAACTAGTAATTGATAACTGGAGAGATTTGTGTGAAAGATAATCTGACATTAATTGCCGCCGCTACTGGCGGGTTTATCCTTTCTGTTGCCCTTGCTGGCATCTTAAGAGGTGCGCCAGTTACAGCTTGGCAAGAGCAATCGAGTTTCCGCACCACGACTTTTGCTAATCTACAGAAATCGGAGTTGAAAGCTTCGCGTCTTCTTCCAGGCGGAGATGCTACGCAAACAGATCGCGGATGAAAAAAATGAACTGGAGAATAGGGAATAGCTGTTCACCAATGCCCAATGACAAATGACAAATGACAAATGACAAATGACAAATGACAAATGACAAATGACAAATGACAAATGACAAAATGGTGAGTTCTCAAGTAATTGGCATTGATGTGGGGGGAACAGCAATTAAGCTGGGGCGGTTTACAGCCGATGGAACTTGTTTGCAATCTTTGACTATGGCGGCTCCCCAGCCGACAACGCCAGAGGCCGTGCTGGCAGTGCTGGTAGATGCGATCGCGCAAATTGATCCAAATAATGAAACTTTTGCTATTGGTGTTGGGACTCCTGGCCCCTCTGATGCAGCAGGACGCATCGCCAAAATCGCCATTAACTTACCTGGATGGATCGATGTCCCTTTAGCAGATTGGTTAGAAGCTAAAACTGGCAAACCTACTGCGATCGCTAATGATGCCAACTGCGCTCTTTTGGGAGAAGCTTGGCTGGGAGCCGGTCGCCAATTTCAAAATCTGATTCTCCTAACTTTAGGAACTGGGGTTGGTGGCGCAATTATCCTCGATGGCAAGCTATTTATTGGCCATCAGGGAGCCGCTGGGGAATTGGGTTTAATTTCATTAAATCCGAATGGGCCAATTTGCAATAGTGGCAATCAAGGCTCTTTAGAACAACATGCCTCTGCTACTGCTATTCGCCGCCGCACTCTCAAGGAACCCATCGAATTGGGTGTTCTTGCTCAACAAGGAGAAGCCGCAGCATTGACTTTTTGGCAAGACTATGGTAAAGATTTGGGAATTGGCTTGACGAGTTTGATTTATGTACTCACACCGCAAGCGATCGTCATTGGTGGCGGTATAAGTGGCAGCTTTGAGTTTTTCTTACCAGCAGTGAAGGCAGAAATTGAGAAGCGAGTGCAGGCTTTATCACGAGATGGTTTACAGATTTTGCCAGCAGAGTTAGGCAATTTTGCTGGGATCGTGGGTGCAGCAAGATTGGCATTGCAACACTATTCGAGATTTTAGATCGTGTAATTTCAGTTATACATATAGCTTGGCGATCGCTTTGTTTGCTTTGAGAATTGGTGAATAGCGATCGCAAAATAATTTGCTTTGATCAGCCCTACTTAATCATTCGTGAGAGATAAGATCCCCGACTTTTCAAAGAAGTCGGGGATCTGTGAATTTAATTACAGGGTATTAATCATAATTCTTTGTTTGGGCTTTTATCGTTGAAAAGTTAAACTGTATATTCATATACAGTAATGTGATGATATTGAACCAAGAATTATGTCTAATGCAGTTAAAGTATTCTTTTCCTACTCCCACAAAGATGAAGCCTTGCGTGACGAGTTGGCAACTCATTTGAGCATGATGAAACGTCAGGGAGTTATCGAAGCTTGGCACGATCGCGAAATCAGTGCTGGTAGAGAATGGGCTAATGAGATAGATGATAATCTTGATATTGCAGATATCATTTTGCTGCTAGTGAGTGCTAACTTTCTGGCTTCAGATTACTGCTACGACAAAGAAATGACACGGGCAATGGAGCGACATGAAACGCGGGAAGCTCGTGTAATTCCGATTATTCTGAAGCCGGCGGACTGGAATGGCGCACCTTTTGGTAAACTGCAAGCACTGCCTAAAAATGCTAAACCTGTTACAACCTGGCAAGACCAAGATGAGGCTTTTTTAAATGTCGCTCAAGGGATTCGCAGAGTAGTTGAAGAAATGGCGAAATCAAACACTTCTTCCTCAACTCCTGCTAAAAATACTACACCTGCAACTTCGAGCCCTTCTGCAACAAGTGGCGTATTAACTGAGCGCCAGCATCAGCGATGGGAGCAAGAACGGGATTCAGTGCAAGAACGGTATGACCTCGTGAGTAAAAAATTGGGACTGCTGGGTAAAGCATACGCCATTGAAACGGATGTATCTACAAAGCTGAAGCTAGAAGTGCAAATTCAGGATACTGAAACAGAACAAAATAGGTTAAATCGGCAGCTTGAAGAAATCGAGCAAAAACTTTTGTAGTTATATTTTAAAACAGCGACAGTATCGCCATGCCCCCAATTAAGTCTATTGATGTTTTTATTTCTTATCACCAAAAAGATGAAGAACTGCGCCAAGAGTTCGAGATACATCTAGCGTCCTTACGTCGAGAAAACATTATTACAAGTTGGAACGATCGCAAAATCGTCGCTGGGCAAGAAATCAAAGGCGAAATTGATGAGCATTTAAACCAGGCTGGGCTGATATTATTGCTAATTAGCCCTGATTTCATGAATTCTGATTATCACTGGACAGTTGAAGTTACACGAGCGTTAGAACAGAATGCAACAAAAAAGGCTTGTGTTATCCCAGTCTTGCTACGCTATACGGATTAGGAAACTCCTCCCATTAATGAACTGTCTCCATTGCCTAGTAATCGCAAACCGATAAAAAGCTGGAGCGATAGAGATGAGGCATTCTTGGAGGTTGTGAAAGGAATTCGAGAGGCGGTGCGATTTGTTGCTAACTCGAATTCCTCACCCCCAAAACAGACAACACAAGAACTGGAAGAACGTCAATATCAAGTCACAAGCTTGATAAACGAAGCGGCTCGTTTGTACGAAGCTAAAAAGTTCGAGGAAGCAGCCGTCAAGTTCAAAGCAGCCCTCCGTCTTGACCCGAACTCTGTACTAGGTCACACTGCACTGGGGTTAGCGCTGTACGGTCAAGGAAAGTTGTCAGAAGCGATCGCCACCTACCAAAGAGCTTTGCTAATCGACTCTAACTATGCAATCGCTCACTATAACCTGGGGTTAGCGCTGTACGGTCAAGGGAAGTTGTCAGAAGCGATCGCCGCCTACCAAAGAGCTTTGCTAATTGACCCTAACTATGCAAACGCTCACTGTAATCTAGGGATTGCGCTAAAAGGTCAAGGGAAGTTAGAAGAAGCGATCGCCGAACTGGAAATAGCTGTTCGCCTTAACCCTAGTAGCACTCTTTTTCGTAAAAACTTAGAGATTTATAGAAATGAGAAGAAGGGTGTTTGGGGGCGTTTATTTGGTGGGTAGAAGATTCTCAGTCTTATTCATCTCAAGGGTGTGCGTTAGCGTAGCTCGTCGTAGACATCGCCTGTTGTTGATGATGCGTAATAAACTCAGATGTTATATTTCCCTTTCACATTTGTCTGAATTCATGAATTGTTATATTTCAAGTATTCTTAACTAATCTTAATAAAGCTAAAAATTCCGTATCCTCTGAATAACGAGAAATCTTTGAGCCACAGTTCTATCAAAAGGATGAATTGAGTTTTTTCCCAGTTGTCAATATTTGTTGTTAAACTAATACTGAATAGTTTTTTAACTTAATATAAGAATTAACTACTTAACCAATGGTAGATGCCAAAATCTATAAAAATACAGTGTAATTAAATTGTTAATTTTTTCCTAACTTCCTTTTACTTGCGTTATCTTTTGCTTACGTGATTTTAATACTACCTTTACATTATTCCTTAAGTATAATTGTGGGATAATAGAGAATATCCTCTTTTTTTAGGCAATCCGTAGTATTATGGTCGGTTTTAGAGAAAAACTTATCATAAATTACCCGCTTAACACTTTTGCATAAAAATTAATAGGGTAGAATAACTGAATATTGCTCAGATATTTTTAAAATTAAAAGCAGGATTTTTTAATGATCGGCTTAAATAATTCAGAAAAGGACACAGTTAGCAGCACAGCATCCACCAAGAGGCTGGCAAGGGCGATGATGGTTTCTGGTGGGGAGTTCTCACTGATATTAGCTTGTTGTAACAGTGTTGAAAGACAGCAGCAAGTGCTGAATCTTTTAACAGAATTTTCATCAACAGATATCCACGAAATCTTGCTCTCACCTGCGGCTGACACATTGTATACAGCTATTACAAGTGCAATTGGTGCTACACAACCCGAAGCTTTGATGGTACGGGGTTTAGAATCTGTAGTGGAAATTAACCAACT
This window contains:
- a CDS encoding class I SAM-dependent methyltransferase — translated: MTSPASNLLDKIRQQFDTSPYPIVPLDKSPKDNPNLLYIHNLVTPYYLRNQKFIDTKDKVILDAGCGTGYKSLVLAEANPGAKVVGIDISEESIKLAQQRLEHHGFDNAEFHVLSLQELPKLDYQFDYINCDEVLYLFPDLATALQGMISVLKPNGIIRSNLHSSIQRFPYFRAQKVFTMMGLMDENPEDLEMGIVVETMKALKDNVELKARTWNSNKYEGENGKEGILMNYLFQGDKGYTISDMFMALKAADLEFISMVNWRQWDLINLFKDPENLPAFLDMSLPEISIEERLQLFELIHPIHRLIDFWCGHSNQVQNFLLVSQWADSDWQFAKVSLHPQLKTRNFQEDLITCITEFKIFPISNYLSLVEEFVGIDSSLALCLIPLLEQTQPMKFLVEHWKKFRPLDPVTLKPTDEEQAFQMVQQLLLMLESFGYIMLERQS
- the trxB gene encoding thioredoxin-disulfide reductase — its product is MTNPTVENLVIIGSGPAGYTAAIYAGRANLKPVVFEGFQAGGLPGGQLMTTTEVENFPGFPQGITGPELMDQMKAQAERWGAELYTEDVMSVDLSQRPFTVRSQEREIKTNSIVIATGATAKRLGLPSEHEFWSRGISACAICDGATPIFHGAELAVIGAGDSAAEESIYLTKYGSKVNMLVRTDKMRASKAMQDRVLSNPKIQVHWNTEAVDIYGNGHMEGVKIRNTKTGEESKLHAKGLFYAVGHTPNTSLFKGQLELDEVGYVVTKPGSVETSVEGVFAAGDVQDHEFRQAITAAGTGCMAAMLAERWLSSSGLIQEFHQQPETADNELEHQPAKKTEAEEEAEFNLNETRHEGGYALRKLFHESDRLLLVKYVSPGCGPCHTLKPILNKVVDEFESIIHFVEIDIDKDRDIAENAGVTGTPTVQLFKNKELVKEVKGVKQKTEYRQLIESNL
- a CDS encoding four helix bundle protein codes for the protein MQHRGFESLDFYQDSLKLLKAAYRLANSLPGCERYNLSDQLRRAACSVLLNIAEGYGRYHYLDRLRFMYIARGSLTETKSAFIIAESLGYCNTEQLNWVSQLKDRIEKGLNGYCHFIRSQQQGKEEYGTQLGKW
- a CDS encoding ABC transporter permease, with translation MAITKRQLPTFLQFGKSSNLSQKLMLIGLAITLFFIFLAFFAPLFQAWGWLQNPKDFLSNPIHEPPSAKHWFGTSRLGYDVFSRTLFGAQAALQVVILATALSMIIGVPLGMLSGYLGGKLDKVLLFLMDSIYTLPGLLLSVTLAFVVGRGILNAAIAISIAYIPQYYRVVRNHTVSVKTEVFIEAAQAMGASTWVVLSRYLFFNVIQSVPVLFTLNAADAILVLGGLGFLGLGLPEEVPEWGHDLKQALEALPTGIWWTTLFPGLTMTFMVVGLSLLGEGLNEFVNPRLRRENRIRK
- a CDS encoding ROK family protein, whose amino-acid sequence is MTNDKMVSSQVIGIDVGGTAIKLGRFTADGTCLQSLTMAAPQPTTPEAVLAVLVDAIAQIDPNNETFAIGVGTPGPSDAAGRIAKIAINLPGWIDVPLADWLEAKTGKPTAIANDANCALLGEAWLGAGRQFQNLILLTLGTGVGGAIILDGKLFIGHQGAAGELGLISLNPNGPICNSGNQGSLEQHASATAIRRRTLKEPIELGVLAQQGEAAALTFWQDYGKDLGIGLTSLIYVLTPQAIVIGGGISGSFEFFLPAVKAEIEKRVQALSRDGLQILPAELGNFAGIVGAARLALQHYSRF
- a CDS encoding toll/interleukin-1 receptor domain-containing protein — translated: MSNAVKVFFSYSHKDEALRDELATHLSMMKRQGVIEAWHDREISAGREWANEIDDNLDIADIILLLVSANFLASDYCYDKEMTRAMERHETREARVIPIILKPADWNGAPFGKLQALPKNAKPVTTWQDQDEAFLNVAQGIRRVVEEMAKSNTSSSTPAKNTTPATSSPSATSGVLTERQHQRWEQERDSVQERYDLVSKKLGLLGKAYAIETDVSTKLKLEVQIQDTETEQNRLNRQLEEIEQKLL
- a CDS encoding toll/interleukin-1 receptor domain-containing protein; this translates as MPPIKSIDVFISYHQKDEELRQEFEIHLASLRRENIITSWNDRKIVAGQEIKGEIDEHLNQAGLILLLISPDFMNSDYHWTVEVTRALEQNATKKACVIPVLLRYTD
- a CDS encoding tetratricopeptide repeat protein, translated to MPSNRKPIKSWSDRDEAFLEVVKGIREAVRFVANSNSSPPKQTTQELEERQYQVTSLINEAARLYEAKKFEEAAVKFKAALRLDPNSVLGHTALGLALYGQGKLSEAIATYQRALLIDSNYAIAHYNLGLALYGQGKLSEAIAAYQRALLIDPNYANAHCNLGIALKGQGKLEEAIAELEIAVRLNPSSTLFRKNLEIYRNEKKGVWGRLFGG